The Candidatus Neomarinimicrobiota bacterium DNA window ATACTGTCCACGTCTCGTAGCGTGAATAGAAATTAGGACGACCACCGGCAGTACCGAGAGAGCCACGTAACTTGAATTCCTGGACCGCATCCAAGAACCAGAATGGCTCTTCAGAAAGCCGCCAGGCACCACTTACCCTGTAATAGTCCTGTTCCCTGGTGTCGGGGCCAAAAAGTGAACTGACATCCCTTCGAACCATAACATCACCAAGATATCTATCCTTAAGATCGAAACTAGAGATAAGAAAATATCCCTCAGAACGAATCTGCTCAGTATAGGAGTTAACCTGCAACATATCGCTGCTGGCCACACCAAGGTCAACAACTCCTCGCACCGCCAAGCCTGTACCCCGGCCGTAAGTACCGAAACGATCCAATGTTTCAAACAGGGCCCTTACTTTGGTAGTAATAGTAAGGTTGTTATTAAACAGTGATCTCTGAAGCGTCGCCGTAAAGTGCCCATTCAAAGCTTCATCATATTGGGGGTACTTAATATACCGGCCCTTAGCAATGTCTGTATCGAACATATCTTGATATCCAACCCTGAAGAACCGATTAAGCTCCCTATTTGAGCGGTCGTAACTCAGGTTACCCTCTAACTTGAACCAATCAACAGGCCTGTAAGTGAGAGTTGTTCCTCCCATCAGACGGCTTCGCTGCTCTGTCATCTCAGCTGTCTGCGGTTCATAAACCGGGTTGTCCCTTTCAGATGTTGGGTCGGCATTAATGAAGAGTTCGCCCCCAACATCCTGTGGAATACCGTCTGGAAAACCTGTTGTGGAGTTATAGTCATAGGTGATGGTTCCAACCGGAGCATGTCGTGCTTGAAGGTCAGCATCTCCACCTGTAAAAACCATACCGAAAAATGATCCACCTACACCATCGTAAATATCATCTCGGTCAACATTGCCGTAATAAGTACTTACTGAGGCTGTTAGGTTGGGTCGAATCTTGTGATCCACGGCAAGACGAAACGTTTGCCGGCCATACCCATTGAGACCTTCAATAACGCCATCTTCCACTCTGTTACTGAAACTGAGACTGAAATTGGTTGATTCAGAGTTCCGTGAAATAGTAGCACTGTTGGTTAGAAAAGCGCCGGGATCAAAAAACTGATCCATCTGGCTAATGAGCTTTCCTCCCGGTAGAGTACGCAACCCTTTTGGCTTACCATTTTCAAGAATGGGTTGGAGATTTGCATCGAGAAGGATATCACCAGTAGAGATGTATTTATAAGGTTTATCAGCAAAGAAAATCATTGCTTTGTCCTGCTCATCAGGATTGTCAACATCCCAGTTACCTGTATACCTGTCTCCTATTCGAAGACCCTTGCCTCGGGGATCAACAAAATTCCCATCACGATCAATGAAGTCGCCGGAATCCACTTTGACACCGTTTGCATCAGTGTAGCTGCTCTCAGCAACCCGGTAGAAATGAGATTTACGGAGAGGATAGTCTTTCCTCAATTCATTAAAACCATACTCACTTCTAATTTTTACGTTTGTTATGTCTCGGGCTAATCCTTTTCCACGGTTCGTGGTAATGTTTACAACCCCATTAGCTGCACGGGAGCCATAGAGGGAGGCTCCAGCCGCACCTTTTACAACATCAATACTAACAATATCATCAGCATTAATATCAGAAAGGGGACTCCCAGAAACAGATGGATCGACAAGCACACCGTCAACTATATAAAGGGGGTCTTGAGATCTGCCTGAGGAATTGATACTTGTAGGGGCCCGAAGCAGAACGGAGGCGTCTCGGCCAGGCTCGCCACTTCCTCGTACAATTTTAACACCTGCAACTTTCCCCCGAAGAGCACTTTCAGCTGAAAAGGTTGGTACACTTTCCAGTGCCGCCTGGCTGACATGACCAACACTGAAAGTAAGTTTTGTTTTTGGCGTTTCTTCAGCTACACCTGTCACAATAATAGCATCCATTTCTAAAACATCTTCGATCATAGAAAAATCCTGGGATTGAGAACCGGGGTTCAGAGTCATATCAGAAGACAAATCTCTGAAACCTATGAAGCGTGCCATGACACTGACCTGTTGTCCTTGAACCGAGCTCGCTGGGACAGTGATTGAATATTCACCATTAACGTCCGTTGCGGAGCCATAGATGGTTAATTCAACCATAACATTAGCACCAGGAAGTGGTTCTCCTGTCAAACTATTGGTGACTTGGCCTGTGATTACAGCGTCCTGCTGACCAAACAAAGCCACGGAAAAAAGAAGGATTGGAGCTATCAGCTTTTTCATCAATTGCTACCTCAGTTTAATTAGATAAATCTAGTTACTTTGAAATACTCAAATCTCTTCGCATGAGTACCACTGATACAAGGCCCGAATTTTAAACAGCACAGGATAAGAGAGGCAAGTTTTTTTTGTGCTCATAAAAACTCACTTAGTGATGTCCATAAGACACTTATTACAAAACTTTTTAATGGGATCATTATGAAGTTCCATCTATTTGGAGGAAGGTGTTTGAACCGGAACAGGATAGCTGGTTATTCTCCCATCCGTGTCCCTTACATCCACAGATTCCGCACCCGATCTGAAATGGATCACTGTATTTCTGTCCTGGCTCCAATATCCTCCCCCCACCCGTATTTCCCTGAGCGGACCATAAGAACCATCTTTGTACTTTACTCTTACCTGTCCCGATTGTACATCAGTTAACTTCAAGCCAGGTTCACCTCCCACATTGCGATATAGTTTTGTCTCCGCCCCGTTCTGACTCACCACAAGATCGATTCGACCATCATTGTCAAAGTCGGCAACAGCAGCACCCCGCTGCTCACCGTAGACTTTAACACCCGTTTCCTGGCCAGGAACAGGCGCTAAAACACCTGTGCCGTCACCTTTAAGCCAGAGACCCCGGCCGGCATCACTTCGGGAGGTCTCTATCTGGTAAGCAAAAAAGTTCTGGGAGAGAAAAACATCCTCGTGACCGTCACCAT harbors:
- a CDS encoding SusC/RagA family TonB-linked outer membrane protein, with the protein product MKKLIAPILLFSVALFGQQDAVITGQVTNSLTGEPLPGANVMVELTIYGSATDVNGEYSITVPASSVQGQQVSVMARFIGFRDLSSDMTLNPGSQSQDFSMIEDVLEMDAIIVTGVAEETPKTKLTFSVGHVSQAALESVPTFSAESALRGKVAGVKIVRGSGEPGRDASVLLRAPTSINSSGRSQDPLYIVDGVLVDPSVSGSPLSDINADDIVSIDVVKGAAGASLYGSRAANGVVNITTNRGKGLARDITNVKIRSEYGFNELRKDYPLRKSHFYRVAESSYTDANGVKVDSGDFIDRDGNFVDPRGKGLRIGDRYTGNWDVDNPDEQDKAMIFFADKPYKYISTGDILLDANLQPILENGKPKGLRTLPGGKLISQMDQFFDPGAFLTNSATISRNSESTNFSLSFSNRVEDGVIEGLNGYGRQTFRLAVDHKIRPNLTASVSTYYGNVDRDDIYDGVGGSFFGMVFTGGDADLQARHAPVGTITYDYNSTTGFPDGIPQDVGGELFINADPTSERDNPVYEPQTAEMTEQRSRLMGGTTLTYRPVDWFKLEGNLSYDRSNRELNRFFRVGYQDMFDTDIAKGRYIKYPQYDEALNGHFTATLQRSLFNNNLTITTKVRALFETLDRFGTYGRGTGLAVRGVVDLGVASSDMLQVNSYTEQIRSEGYFLISSFDLKDRYLGDVMVRRDVSSLFGPDTREQDYYRVSGAWRLSEEPFWFLDAVQEFKLRGSLGTAGGRPNFYSRYETWTVSSGNVSKGTLGNKGLMPEYSTETEFGLDMAFLNRFSLEITKAHSDVENQILSIPLASYYGYQNQWQNAGTLSTDTWEFSLQGNLVRTRDLSLTFGFLLDQTEQIVSKLGRAPYIFAPGDTQGLRIFRIEEGVEFGALWGSASITDPQELLERLDGVAASAFPLSEFDINDEGYVVWVGSGNTWKDGIAKELWGTWVELQTGVDDDGEPVMEKFEWGIPIDWENVATGQTSRKIGSTVPDFNWSVFSNFDYKGFSVYSLFDAQVGGDLYSQTIAWGYGIEQNQGKADQTGRPDYLKKPTKYFQNSNRNHFIFDAGYVKLRELAVKYTFKSKQANQPLLGVFSQIGLGVIGRNLLTWDNYDEGYDPEVGIVEGEGGSAVVAKIDAFRYPNYRTFTGFIEVKF
- a CDS encoding VCBS repeat-containing protein; translated protein: DGRLDIVATNWGLNTKYHVSEDHPLELYYDDFDRNGTLDIVEGHWDEEMKAMVPERGLSCLTRGIPYIKSRKNTYADFGESDLYGILGHRLTEATRIEATILQHSLFLNTDGGFQRIDLSIEAQFSPAFGAVVADMDGDGHEDVFLSQNFFAYQIETSRSDAGRGLWLKGDGTGVLAPVPGQETGVKVYGEQRGAAVADFDNDGRIDLVVSQNGAETKLYRNVGGEPGLKLTDVQSGQVRVKYKDGSYGPLREIRVGGGYWSQDRNTVIHFRSGAESVDVRDTDGRITSYPVPVQTPSSK